Proteins from a single region of Pyrus communis chromosome 6, drPyrComm1.1, whole genome shotgun sequence:
- the LOC137737398 gene encoding protein LATERAL BRANCHING OXIDOREDUCTASE 1 — MAPVPIYPIKVGHIDDVQELRKSKPSIIPERFVRDMTERPALATPMPCSADIPTINFSKLAKGTKDEIKSEISQLANACENWGFFQVVNHGIDLSILESIEKMAKEFFMLPLEEKKKYAMAPGTVQGYGQAFVLSEDQKLDWCNMFALGVVPNFIRNPMLWPTNPENFSESVEVYSKEVRKLCQNLLKYIAMSLGLKGDVFEKMFGEAVQALRMNYYPPCSRPDLVLGLSPHSDGSAITVLQQGKGNSVGLQILKDDRWVPVKPIPNALVINIGDTIEVLTNGKYKSVEHRAVTHKEKDRLSIVTFYAPSYEIELGPMAELVDENNPCKYRRYNHGEYSKHYVTNKLQGKKTLEFAKIQTKISN, encoded by the exons ATGGCCCCTGTACCGATTTATCCCATCAAGGTTGGTCACATTGACGATGTCCAGGAACTCAGAAAATCCAAGCCCTCTATTATTcctgagagatttgtgagggacaTGACTGAGAGGCCAGCACTTGCCACTCCCATGCCATGCTCCGCTGACATTCCCACCATCAATTTCTCAAAGCTTGCAAAAGGGACCAAAGATGAAATCAAAAGTGAGATTTCCCAGCTTGCAAATGCCTGTGAGAACTGGGGATTTTTCCAG GTGGTTAATCATGGGATTGATCTGAGTATACTCGAAAGCATAGAGAAGATGGCCAAGGAATTTTTTATGCTGCCtttggaggagaagaagaagtatGCGATGGCTCCTGGGACTGTTCAGGGATATGGCCAGGCTTTTGTTTTATCAGAAGACCAAAAATTGGACTGGTGCAATATGTTTGCTCTTGGGGTTGTACCAAACTTTATAAGAAACCCCATGTTATGGCCAACAAACCCAGAAAATTTCAG TGAAAGTGTTGAGGTCTATTCAAAGGAAGTGAGGAAGCTGTGCCAGAATCTGCTGAAATACATAGCCATGAGCCTTGGATTGAAAGGTGATGTGTTTGAGAAGATGTTTGGGGAGGCTGTGCAAGCCCTAAGGATGAACTACTACCCTCCATGTTCAAGACCTGACCTAGTTTTGGGACTAAGTCCACACTCAGATGGAAGTGCCATCACAGTTTTGCAGCAAGGGAAGGGCAACTCAGTGGGACTTCAAATCCTCAAAGATGATAGATGGGTCCCTGTTAAGCCCATTCCTAATGCACTTGTGATCAACATTGGAGACACCATAGAA GTTCTTACAAATGGGAAATACAAGAGTGTGGAGCATAGAGCAGTGACACACAAGGAGAAAGACAGGCTTTCAATTGTGACATTTTATGCTCCTAGCTATGAGATAGAGCTTGGACCAATGGCAGAATTGGTGGATGAAAACAACCCATGCAAGTATAGAAGATACAATCATGGAGAATACAGTAAACACTATGTAACAAACAAGTTGCAAGGCAAGAAAACCTTGGAGTTTGCCAAGATTCAAACCAAAATCTCAAATTAA
- the LOC137736754 gene encoding cullin-1-like — translation MAMNERKTIDLEQGWEFMQKGITKLKNILEGLPEPQFSSEDYMMLYTTIYNMCTQKPPHDYSQQLYDKYRESFEEYITSTVLPSLREKHDEFMLRELVKRWTNHKIMVRWLSRFFHYLDRYFIARRSLPPLNEVGLTCFRDLVYQELKPKVRGAVISLIDQEREGEQIDRALLKNVLDIFVEIGMGQMHHYENDFETDMLKDTAAYYSRKASNWILEDSCPDYMLKAEECLKREKDRVSNYLHSSSEPKLLEKVQHELLSVYATQLLEKEHSGCHALLRDDKVDDLSRMFRLFSKIPRGLDPVSQIFKQHVTAEGTALVKQAEDAASNKKAEKKDVVGLQEQVFVRKVIELHDKYIAYVNECFQNHTLFHKALKEAFEIFCNKGVAGSSSAELLATFCDNILKKGGSEKLSDEAIEETLEKVVKLLAYISDKDLFAEFYRKKLARRLLFDKSANDDHERCILTKLKQQCGGQFTSKMDGMVTDLTLAKDNQVGFEEYLRNNPQANPGIDLTVTVLTTGFWPSYKTFDLNLPPEMVKCVELFREFYQTKTKHRKLTWMYSLGTCNIIGKFEPKTIELIVTTYQASALLLFNTSDRLSYSEIMTQLNLTDDDVVRLLHSLSCAKYKILNKELNTKTISPTDYFEFNAKFTDKMRRIKIPLPPVDEKKKVIEDVDKDRRYAIDASIVRIMKSRKVLGHQQLVMECVEQLGRMFKPDFKAIKKRIEDLITRDYLERDKDNPNLFRYLA, via the exons ATGGCGATGAACGAGCGGAAGACCATTGATTTAGAACAAGGATGGGAGTTCATGCAGAAGGGGATCACGAAGCTGAAGAACATTCTAGAAGGGTTGCCCGAGCCGCAGTTCAGTTCTGAGGACTACATGATGCTCTACAC AACCATATACAATATGTGCACTCAAAAGCCACCACATGACTATTCACAGCAGCTATATGACAAGTACAGGGAATCTTTTGAAGAGTACATTACTTCGACG GTTTTGCCATCTTTGAGAGAGAAGCACGATGAGTTCATGTTGAGAGAGCTTGTCAAAAGGTGGACCAACCATAAAATTATGGTCAGGTGGCTATCTCGTTTCTTTCATTATCTTGATCGCTATTTTATAGCTCGGAGATCCCTTCCACCTCTAAATGAAGTTGGACTTACTTGCTTCCGAGATCTG GTCTACCAAGAATTGAAACCAAAAGTAAGAGGTGCTGTAATATCTCTG ATTGATCAAGAACGTGAAGGAGAGCAGATTGATCGAGCTCTCTTGAAGAATGTTCTGGATATATTTGTTGAGATTGGAATGGGACAAATGCATCACTATGAAAATGACTTTGAAACAGACATGCTTAAAGACACTGCTGCCTATTACTCTCGAAAAGCTTCCAACTGGATCTTAGAAGACTCATGTCCAGATTATATGCTGAAA GCAGAGGAGTGTTTGAAACGGGAAAAAGATAGAGTTTCTAACTACTTGCACTCTAGTAGTGAGCCAAAGCTGCTTGAG AAAGTTCAACATGAGCTGTTGTCTGTTTATGCAACCCAACTACTTGAGAAAGAGCACTCAGGTTGCCATGCATTGCTTCGAGATGACAAG GTGGATGATCTGTCTAGAATGTTCAGGCTATTTTCTAAGATACCTCGAGGTTTGGATCCTGTTTCTCAAATATTCAAGCAG CATGTTACTGCTGAAGGAACAGCCTTAGTCAAACAGGCAGAAGATGCAGCAAGCAACAAGAAG GCAGAGAAAAAGGATGTGGTTGGTTTGCAGGAACAG gtttttgttagaaaagtGATTGAGCTGCATGATAAGTACATAGCATATGTCAATGAATGTTTCCAAAACCATACTCTTTTCCACAAG GCCCTAAAAGAGGCTTTTGAGATCTTTTGCAACAAGGGTGTTGCTGGAAGCTCTAGTGCAGAACTACTTGCCACTTTTTGTGATAACATTCTTAAGAAAGGTGGGAGTGAAAAGTTGAGTGATGAAGCCATTGAGGAGACACTTGAGAAG GTAGTAAAGCTGCTGGCTTATATTAGTGACAAAGACCTGTTCGCGGAGTTCTATAG GAAAAAGCTTGCTCGACGTCTTCTTTTTGACAAGAGTGCTAATGATGACCATGAGAGATGTATTTTGACAAAACTGAAGCAACAATGTGGTGGTCAGTTTACCTCAAAGATGGATGGAATG GTTACTGATTTGACATTGGCCAAGGACAACCAAGTTGGCTTTGAGGAGTATCTGAGAAATAATCCACAGGCAAATCCTGGTATTGATTTGACAGTTACTGTCTTGACCACTGGCTTCTGGCCAAGCTACAAGACTTTTGACCTCAATCTACCCCCAGAGATG GTTAAGTGCGTAGAACTTTTCAGGGAATTCTATCAAACGAAGACAAAACACAGAAAGCTTACATGGATGTACTCACTGGGTACTTGTAACATCATTGGGAAATTTGAACCAAAAACCATAGAGCTTATTGTGACGACTTATCAG GCTTCAGCCCTGCTGTTATTCAATACCTCAGATAGACTTAGTTACTCGGAGATTATGACTCAGTTAAACTTGACTGATGATGATGTTGTAAGACTACTCCATTCCTTGTCATGTGCCAAGTATAAGATCCTTAACAAGGAACTAAACACAAAAACTATCTCTCCCACCGATTACTTTGAGTTTAACGCCAAGTTTACTGACAAAATGAGGAGGATCAAG ATTCCACTTCCACCGGTGGATGAGAAGAAGAAAGTAATTGAAGATGTTGACAAGGACAGAAGGTATGCCATCGATGCATCAATTGTGCGTATTATGAAGAGCCGTAAAGTTTTGGGTCATCAGCAGTTGGTTATGGAGTGCGTAGAGCAGCTAGGTCGCATGTTCAAG CCCGATTTCAAAGCAATAAAAAAGAGGATCGAAGATCTAATCACAAGAGACTACTTAGAACGGGACAAAGACAACCCCAATTTGTTTAGGTACTTGGCATGA
- the LOC137736180 gene encoding nuclear transcription factor Y subunit B-5-like gives MVDNNNPGASGAAKDDDIDGGIKEQDQLLPIANVGRIMKQILPPNAKISKEAKETMQECASEFISFVTGEAAEKCRKERRKTVNGDDVCWALGALGFDDYTGPLRRLLSVSL, from the exons ATGGTCGACAATAATAATCCTGGAGCAAGCGGAGCTGCAAAGGATGATGATATTGATGGAGGCATCAAGGAGCAAGACCAACTGCTGCCAATAGCCAACGTCGGGCGGATCATGAAGCAAATATTGCCACCCAACGCCAAGATCTCAAAGGAGGCCAAGGAAACCATGCAAGAATGCGCGTCGGAGTTCATCAGCTTTGTCACCGGCGAGGCCGCGGAGAAGTGCCGCAAGGAGAGGCGGAAGACCGTGAATGGTGACGATGTCTGCTGGGCGCTCGGAGCGCTGGGTTTTGATGACTACACTGGTCCGTTGCGAAG GTTGCTGTCAGTGTCTCTGTGA